TAAAACTATATACATATCAAACAATTTTGGGCCATTTTCAATTTTATTTATTATATTTATATTTTTTTTATATATAAAAATATAGATTTATAAAAAAATTGGATCCCTTAATTAGTATTATACGGGGGGGACACGGGCTTGACCCGAGACGGTCGCACCGCTTGTCCCCCGGTGAGCCGGCTCTGATCAGAAAAGTAGCAAAACTTATAAAACAATTAAAACCTGTTAGTTCGTACCATTTTTTGGTTAAGATTATTAGTTTATACGTGCGACGTCATATTTTTTAAAACTATAACCCATCAACATTTTTAGTCTGAAACACCGTCAATTTTTGCATGATTTCAGGGATGCATGTATTTTTAAAACGGAGACTACCGAACAAAGAAATACAACATACTAAAATAACTGATCGGGAGCTTGTAGTAAAGGGAAATGTTTAGGATGTCACCACACTTCAGGTTCGATTCACCCAGTGGTGGATCCAAGAATGCATTTAAGAGGTGTCAAAAATATTCAAAGGTGTCATCATTGAGTTTCAAACTGAGGTTTGGGGGTGTCAAGAGGGGATTTTCCCAACAGATCTGCTGATTTTGCAGTGTTTATATGAACAAATTTTTATTTATAGGGATTTAAGGGGTGTCAGCTAACACCCTATTGAATCAAGTAGATCCGCCACTGGATCCACCTGTCATGCGAAACTAAGTCACATTTTTCTGGTCACCCTATACGGATATGAACTATTGCATTTCAGTCCATTTGAATATCCGAGAGAGAAGGCTGCACCTCCCACCTGGAGATTAGGTCTGTGTCTTTAATGGACCCGAGTTTACCCTTTTTTAGCAAAAAAAAAACATATTAAATAACTTACCATCATAAATATAATCAAAGCTAATGTGATATGATATTAAAATCTCTATTTTAGGATCGGATGCGAGTTACGCAGCAGGAGCAGGTACAAAACGAATAAAATTATACCCAAATCTAATAATATAATGGTCACATAATTTACCGACAAGAAACCTAATCCACTCGAAAACTAAAATTCAAGATCTAGAAGTGGTGAGATGTATAATAAAGGTCGCACGTGGGATGATAGAAAGTGTTTGTTTGAGTGAGAAGAGGGGCCAAACAAGTGTTATAGGAAAGGGGGGAAGTGAATGAATCTAACTTTGTAACTCAAAAACACTGAGAAAAAAGAGAGCTTTGAGTGCTGTTTCGGACAGCTTTGGCTTAATGTCTTGTCTCCATCAAGTTGTAGATACCAAAGTCTTATCATGTTTCTTCTATGTCTCCTCAGCTACTATTTTACGAATCGTACACAAACTTTTACCCCTTTCATTCATTATTCGAACTTCTTGATACTAAGTGATAAACGGTTCAAGATGAAACTTTAATGATCGTTAGAAATATTCAAATATATATGATCTAACTTTTGCTTTTCAGTACCAAAAAGAAAAACTATTCCAAAATCAGAATTTCAGAGATTCTTGTATAGTGTATAACTTCATAATTACAAAGTAATCTTATTGATCCAAAATTCAGAATATGGCTTCTATTATGCCAGCCTATCTTGTGGATTTGTACGAAAAAAATCAGCTCATCATCAACCTCCTCCACAATGGTCAATACCACTTCTCCATGAAAACCCCTCAAATACTAAATCATTGCTTGTTAGCCTAAAATATACATTGTTTCTCTTACAGTTGATCTTGAATATTTGTTGTGCTTGTAACTGAAATTAGCTCAAAACATATAACAATATAATGTCGGCCCAAAGCGAAAAAAGGTAAACGACATATTTCCACACCAAAAGTATGGTATAGTAACATGTTCGTCTTAGTTGCACACATTTAACGTATATGAATCTATTTACTTTCATTTTCAAAGATCGAAACCTGAAACCACACAAATGAATGTTTAGCTTGGTTTTAATGGTTTACAATCTAAACCGATTTCCAAACCAATAAACCGATATCAAACCAGTTGGCATTGAGCTAAAATTAAAACCTGACCCAATCTGATATCCAAATAGTGCTCTCGACCCAACTCTTTAGTAGGATGTTGGGTCAGTTTCTAATACAAAAACTATTTCTTTAATTGGGCCTTAGCTCACATATATACAATCACGTGACATTCCCCAAGTAATTTGCGATCAAGAGAGGAAGTGAAGATTTGGAGTTACAAATCTCACTGCAAGAGTAAAGAGTTGATGACAAATTAATCTCTCTGTTTTTTTTCTTCTTGTCCTCAATCCTTGAATACATGTGATGTCAATAGAAGAAACATGTTCCCCTCTGGAAGCATGTTCCTTGGTAATGTTGAAATGTTGTCCGTAGATGTGTACTTTTACTTTAGATCTAAAACATGTTTTGTTTCACCCAAAACTAAGTCAACAAGGCTCAGCTCTCTCGTCTCTTCCATTGTCTACTAAAATGATTTGTTTGTTTAAAAGTCTCAAAGAGTGATCATAGACAAACCATAAAAGCGCTAGATTACAGTGTTCAACAAACCACAATCTCACACGCGCTAGATAGCGTTGGCAATGCAAGGAGGATATCCCTTAAAGCGACAGAATCTTGTTCATCCATGGAAGATTTCAAACGCAGAGAAAGTTTCTTGAGGACCACTGAGTTTTCCGCAAAGTACCTTACTAGTTTCATTTCAGCAGGGAGTCCTCCGAAAGTGCTTGCTATCTATACAAACTCGAGTGATGACAGCAAACACTGAGGCACAGCCGTGAATCTTGTTTGTTCCCCCCAAAACAATGAACGAGACAGATCCTGCAAAAACACACAATATAATACTTGACAAATCTCTGAAGTGCATGAGCCAGACTATAGGTTTTATAAGTCATTACCAATATTAGGGATCTTAGTTTCGGACAGATTTCAAGAAGCCTTAGGATATCCCTATCCCAAAAACAAACATCTACTTCCAAACATAACAGGTTCCAAAATTGGGGCAGTGGCCTGATCTTGAGGATGGTACTCACTCACACACAAAAACAAGATCAGTCTATCTGTAAGCAAACAACGAAAAATTATGTGTAGACATACCCTGAAAGCTGAGCCAGCGATCTTCATATCCCTAACTTCCGAGATACCGGTGAAGAAATGATCAGGGACATTGTCACAATACCTACCAAGATTGACCTTGGTTAAGGAACCTACATTGCTTATGGTTTTACACTCGGATATGAAATCACAGAGATTCAGATACTTGAGCCTAGGGGCATTAATCAAAACCTTCACGCTAATACGATCGTTATTCTGAAAGTCATAGTCATGGACACCAGTTTCTATGCTGAGACTAGTTAATGTCTTGGAGTGCACTCGTAAAACATTTACACCACATGATCCAGGCATTCTAACAAAGCTGAAATCTTCAAGAAGTGGACAAGATGAGATAAGCAGCTCTAGACACGCTTCGTCGGCGTATGTATTGTTTTCCAAACGCATAGTCTTGAGACAAGGCAAGGAGACAGACGTACTCCCCAAAAACACCCCATGGAGCCTTAAGTGACGAAGCTTTGGAGAGCATGTATAGAGTCTCAGTGGCATCAAGGTCCCAGAAACCACAGGCTTGCACTCAAAATCGAGATGCTCAAGTTCAGGTGTTGCCACGAAATCTATCCACCGCGTGAAATCATCCTCAACAGTAGTGAGCTTGACCTTGTGCAAGCATGGCTTCTCTACCCTGGAGGAGGAATCTAGAAACTTTTCCATGAAACTCATAAAGGCATGGGGACCACCTCGGAACTTACAAGTGTCCAAATCTATCTCAGACATGAAAAGCCAGAGACTTTTCCACCTACTGGACAGAACACTGGTCCTAACAGCTTCTTCTGTCGGAAGATAAGACAGCACTTTATCTTTACTCCACAAGACCCAAAACCAAATACAATAGTAGGAAAGGAGTGAAGAAGGTGAAAGAAGGAAATTACCTGATGGGTTTAGGGTTTTTGGATGAGAGATCCAATCACGCTTAGCCCATAAAACTTAAATGGGTAAAAATACAAAACACTTCTTAATTGGGCCTTTGGCCCACTAATAGACAAACACGTGACATTTCCCTCTTTAAATTATGCTTGTGCTGTTCAATAAATCAGTTCTCTCTCTCTCTTCCTATGACTTCCCATGTGTTAATGTTATCACACTATTTCAGGTATATACAGTGACTCTGTTTCCTTTTTTCTCAGGCTCACTTAGGTTCTATGAGGGCACTGAAGACATTGTTTCACACCTTTCCTCTATCTGTAGCCTATCTTCTCTACATGGTAACCATTCTACTGAACAAGCCTGATAATAATTTTTGTTGTTGTTTGAATCCTTCAAATAGTAACTCTCTGATCACATTTTTTTTTGTTCAATGTGTATCTCCTGAAAAGCTAGCCTCTATGGCATCTGTCAGAGGGGTGAATGTTCCCATGTACACCCAGGGGCGGACACAGTTGCATGGGTATGGGGTCATGTGCCCCTTACTCTTTTTTATTTTTTCTTTAATAGTTAAAGTTTATTTGGTTAACTATTCTTAATTTAGAGAAGATGATGCAAAAGTTTTTAGTATCGGTGCCCCCGACTACAAATGTGCCTAGATCCGCCACTGTGTACACCACACTTAGGCGTACTACAGTGGCATTTACTATGGTGATTGAGTAGATAGGAAGATTGTTGACCTAAACTCACAAGACTTGCTTTCAATTTGTGAGTTTTTTTTAAATGATAGGAGTTATATGCGGACCTATATCGATGGTTCGGACGTATATATGTGCGGTGACTTGGAGAAGACTATTAACTTTCCTCACCTCTTTTCTCATGGCTTCATGGTACTGTAAATCTCTCTTCTGCCTTATATCTGTCAACTTTTGTCTCGAGGAGACGGATTATCTGTTTTCTTGTTAATGTTCTCACCTAGGTTGTGTTGCTCTGCTCGTGCGTGTTAGCTTTCCTTTTAAACTACATCATTTTTCTTAACACCACTCTCAACTCGGCTCTCACGCAGACAATTTGTGGCAATATGAAGGTCGGTTTCACTGTATAATTTTTGTTTTAACTTCTTTTATGTCTATAAACGAAAGCAGAAACTTTGAACATTATATATCATCATTGCAGGACCTATTCACGGTTGGATTAGGCTGGATGATCTATGGTGGACTCCCATTTCGACCTGGTATTATTCTTCACCTTTCCATTTACTCTTTTGATCCCAAAATCGCCTACCTACAATTTGCCACAATCTCAGTACTGTAACTTTGGTTCGTTGACGCAGATGAATGTGATTGGACAGCTTCTTGGTTTCTTCGGCTCTGGTTTATATGCATATTACAAGATCATTGGGAGGTAGCTAGAGAAGGGTGACTATAAGCCGAGGCCCCATTTTTTGCATTCGAATTAGAGTAGCATTAATAAGCCGAGGCCTCATTTTTTGAAACATTACTGGATTATAAAGGAACTGATGTTTTTTCCCTTCCCTTTGGGATTGTTTTGCTCTTTATCATTTTCTTATCTTCTTTCCGTTTGTATATCTATATATATAAAGTAGACTTTTCTCTCTTCTTATGACATGTGGAAGGGGGGTTTGTTGACATGTGTCCACTTTTTTGTTTTATTACATTTTAGATCATTATTCTTTTACATTATTGCAATTTGGTTCACTATTTTCTAATTATACACTATCTAATCCTTCTCACACTAACCATCATCATTTGAAGTTTTATAATTTATTTTAATCTATTTTATTGTTCAAAAAATTGCAAAACGAATAAAGAAATAAGTAAAAAATATAAAATGTATTTTAAATATTTAATTTATTCACAGCTAAAAATAACATAAACTTTCGCGATTTTATTATTTTTTATTATTTTCTATTATTTCATTTACAACTATATATTTATCTTAATATTAACCAAACTAAAGCATAACACATAATCTAACCATAAAACCACCATAATCACAGAGAAAAAAATGTCAAAGTAATACTAACTCAATAAAGGTCCAGAACTCAAAGGCGATCAAGAATGAAAACTAACTTACCCCACTTTATCATAGAGTGTCTTGGCCAGAACAATCAAAAGTCAGTAAAATGTAGAAAGGTAATCTTGAGATAAAACAATCTCTCAAACATAAATGAGCGTGATCAAGGACTAATACAAAGAATAAAGAAAGCAGGTTAGAGGAAGAATAATCAACAGAAGGCCAAAATCACCACAAAGCAGGAAGAGACATACATAACGAACGATAAGTACAACCACCAGCTAAGAGGTAAGAAGCACCTCACAAACTAAACAAGCACAAACAAGACGCCTATGCCGGTGAAGAACCACAAAGCTCGGGATAGAAGGGACCAAAGCTCCAAGAGACTAATACCGCACACTTATACTAAGGGGAGCAAAGGAAGAAGAGAACAACATGAGTGAGGGAGAACGAAAGCCAAGCCCGAGAAACATGAGCCCAGACTTGAGACCAGAAACAATCTTCCAAATCTACAGAGCATACTCGGAGGAGAACATTACCCAAACATGGAGTGGCAAACATGGCGAAAAGAGAGAGTCACAGAGACGCAAGAACCGATGAAAACTGCAATGAGATGAGGGAACATAAATGGAAGGGTAGACAAAACGAAATCATCGTGGAGCCGTCCTCGAGCTATAGAAGTCAAATCACCAAAAACCATATCTTGAAAACCAAGACGAGAAGGGAGTATCAATGGTAAGCCAACGACGAGGGAAATAACTTTAAAAACGACTAAACTCTGACCCAACCCAATGAGATGCAGTTCATAACATCAGCTAAAATCTAAGGAAGAAGAGGAGAATCCTATATTGAATGGAGCACCTTAAAACAACGATAGAAACAACCGCACAACTGGGAACTCCTAAACCCGATTTACAACAAATACCAGAAATCTCAAGGTGAAGAAGGCGATAAAGAACAAGAGCATGAGGTAAGTATTTTCGGTGATGATGAGAAACACTGCATACCAGAAAGGTAAACAAAATACATAGATGTTGAAGGCTCAATTTCAAAATATGGGAAAAAGACAAAAACATCTTGAAAGTTATAATGTTCAAAAATATGAAAAAAATAAAAAATAATTTTGATGCTGAAACCGTTAATCTTAGAATCAACAAATGCATAAATGCAAATTTCAGTTATTGAAATTCAATATATTTTTACATTAGATGCTCGCTTCACTACTATACTGAAAAACACACATTATTGAAAAAACAAAAACAAAATATATTAACATATCACTATTACTACTAAATAACACAATAAAAACACCAAATAACGTTCTTAACAATTAAAAGTGATCATCTAATTACATTATCCAAAAAATGCGGACACCCCTCTAGTAAACTATAGAGAAGGGTGACTCGGTCTTTTTCTGGAATCTAATATAAATGCGTTCACAAATCTTACTTTTCTTTGTTAACCATGGTATCAACTTATTAAAGCTTTCCTTGGTTTTCATGGCGATGTTACAAGTGAAAGGATAGTATGAATATCTTGTAATAGCTCTAAACAAACGGTAGGAAAGTGGATGAAAGAAGACGACAATAATAAAAATCAGAATGCACACCCAGTGGGACTCGA
This sequence is a window from Brassica oleracea var. oleracea cultivar TO1000 chromosome C1, BOL, whole genome shotgun sequence. Protein-coding genes within it:
- the LOC106329200 gene encoding putative FBD-associated F-box protein At5g22720; protein product: MSEIDLDTCKFRGGPHAFMSFMEKFLDSSSRVEKPCLHKVKLTTVEDDFTRWIDFVATPELEHLDFECKPVVSGTLMPLRLYTCSPKLRHLRLHGVFLGSTSVSLPCLKTMRLENNTYADEACLELLISSCPLLEDFSFVRMPGSCGVNVLRVHSKTLTSLSIETGVHDYDFQNNDRISVKVLINAPRLKYLNLCDFISECKTISNVGSLTKVNLGRYCDNVPDHFFTGISEVRDMKIAGSAFRIASTFGGLPAEMKLVRYFAENSVVLKKLSLRLKSSMDEQDSVALRDILLALPTLSSACEIVVC
- the LOC106329209 gene encoding LOW QUALITY PROTEIN: UDP-sugar transporter UST74c-like (The sequence of the model RefSeq protein was modified relative to this genomic sequence to represent the inferred CDS: deleted 3 bases in 2 codons), giving the protein MMQKFLVSVPPTTNVPRSATVYTTLRRVICGPISMVRTYMCGDLEKTINFPHLFSHGFMVVLLCSCVLAFLLNYIIFLNTTLNSALTQTICGNMKDLFTVGLGWMIYGGLPFDLMNVIGQLLGFFGSGLYAYYKIIGR